The following are encoded in a window of Saccharothrix longispora genomic DNA:
- a CDS encoding DUF6292 family protein — translation MDWEFDENEIRALHAYVTQVTRALGLRGDSFFAQAGSAYLALDGRLPGFPDRDVALLWDEARGWAVAVESDSAEPPFVLSRLRGPVRPDPAAVARWVDGLALTTDEDLLAAS, via the coding sequence GTGGACTGGGAGTTCGACGAGAACGAGATCCGCGCCCTGCACGCGTACGTCACCCAGGTGACGCGCGCACTGGGGCTTCGGGGTGATTCCTTCTTCGCGCAGGCAGGCAGCGCCTACCTGGCGCTCGACGGCCGGCTGCCGGGCTTCCCGGACCGCGACGTCGCCCTCCTCTGGGACGAGGCGCGCGGCTGGGCCGTGGCGGTCGAGAGCGACAGCGCCGAGCCGCCGTTCGTCCTGTCCCGCCTGCGCGGCCCGGTGCGCCCGGACCCGGCCGCCGTGGCCCGCTGGGTGGACGGCCTGGCCCTGACCACCGACGAGGACCTCCTCGCCGCCAGCTGA